The Balaenoptera ricei isolate mBalRic1 unplaced genomic scaffold, mBalRic1.hap2 scaffold_403, whole genome shotgun sequence DNA window AATTTACTAATACCAGGCCTGCAACTGAGAAGGGACATGTATATCAAAACTGTTAAAGGGACCTGTAGTTGGGAAGGAATTACTATGTAAAATCTCCTATAAATTGTCTGCAGGTTGTTTTTTCCCAACCTTCACCTCTGCCTCCCAAATAGCAAATTATAGAAAGACAGGCTTTAGACTACTACCCACTGGGATTGTTAACTCAAACAAAAACATCTGCCACAACCTTTCTACCTACCATGGGTTATCTGGGgtaaaagattttgaaaattaatacacTTGCAATTCCAGCCAAATAAATTGACTTCCTTGATACTTGATGTACCAATAATAAACAAAGgcataaaatgctttttaaaactttatttcaacATAACTATACTTACAGAAATACACTCATATTGGTTATTAGAACGCAATTTAACTTATCCTACACAATTTGGACCAAAAAACTTGGTACATggtttgctttaaaaaagaaagaaaaagcatttgcaaTCTGGTTTATTTTTCCATCTATTACAAATGTATATAAAAGATCCACCATCAAATGCTGCTAAAGCAAACAGCATGAACCTTGAGAAATTAAACTTTGGTTTGTCTCTGAAAAATAACACGTATTGCACtgtaaaagtttataaaattggTGCAACAAAACATTGTTGTAATGCTTCAATGCCAGTTCACAAAGCTCGATAACTAATGGATGTTGATGAGGGTGGGGAGAGCCTATGTGTACGTGTGAAAATATAAAAGCTATCCAATCTAGTTAATATTGCATGTAGATCACAAGTTTACTCAAATCAAGATTCAGGTAATTGCTTAAATCTGAATTAACACTACTAGTCCAGTTCATCTGCTGAGGTCAACAAGGAAACTGCGCAGTAGCTGTTTTTCTGATTtgtgcaaaaaagaaaatgaagtttctTCCCCCAGGTTTTCAGTCTAGAACTGAAACTACAGGAAAGGTATTCCTTCCACTGTCAACATTCATGGGGTGATAGGCGATGACTCAAGCTTAAATCTGAATTAGCACTCAGATGAGAAATAGTTCCCAAAGTTAAAGACCACATGACTTTAGAGGTGACTCTAGAGGGACTCTAAAGTCATGACAAAGATAAAATGGCCCTTCTTGGGAGACCAGAGTAAAACACCCAGCCATAGTTGTAAGGAACCTTAACAAAAAATGCAGCCCTTTGTGAATGACACCtcaatttaactttaaaaaagaaaaacaggcagcCCCATAGAAGCAGCtctgaaaagaggaagaaaacataaCTTAAAATACCTTGAAAACCAATGTGAATATAGGTTCAGAAGATAGTTAAAagagatatatttttataagacTACCAAGGATTAGGCTTATAACATATTCTAATATTTCAACTTTTGCTCTAGTACTAAACATCAATCTACAAATAACATGTTcactttttattcctttatcaAAAGGGAAAATTCTAGCTTCAATCCTATCCAGTGGAGGGTatactgagaaaacaaaaagattcaAACAGTTCCATGCAAATATCACATTTTTCAAATGGAAGAACTCCCAACTAGACCAGAAGTTCTTATTACTAATGCACTTTTCattgaaacaatttttaataagaaCAAATACATGGCATTAAGGTTCAGAACCTAATATAGGCCTGACAATCAAGTCCTTGTTTTCTGGAAGAAAGGCCTCAAGTCCACTCAATTTCCAGTAACAATGTTTTCACAGATCACTTTCATAATAAGgagttttaatttccttcatacTTTTGTTTTTGGCATTCTAGTCTTAAAATCTAGATTAGAAAATTAGTCCAATTCCCCAGAAGtcagattttttcttttgaagtatcAAAGAATGCACAAAACCTCTTCCCAAAACTGATTCCCAATCTGTAATTTGTACTTAACATGAATCTTTTCATATATACTGTAAAAGGTAACTTATACAAAATGTAcccatgaatattaaaaaatatttgttagacAGATTTAACTAGCCttataatttaagttttaaaacataaatatttgcaGCTTGATCTTCCATTGACAATGATTGTCGGAGCTTAGAATTCAACATCATTTACAAATCCCCAACGtgcacacaaaacacacaccagTAACACAACTTACTCCTCATGTCTTGAGAGAATCTTCTGCTTCTTTAAATCTTTGGCCTCCCAGTCAATTCCAAGTTCAAATGTCTTTTAACTTGGACTTCACTCTCAGAATTTTAACAAGTTTTCCACCCATACTTCAATACTTTTTCTAATCTTTCCTGTTGCATTGCCAAACTCTGAAACCTGCCTCAGAGATCATCAgacaaaagaaaatcaatgaaatataaaGTGGTTATTTCAGAATAGGACATGGGAGAACTGGAATTGTTCAAGGTTCCCTATGGGGATCATACTTTATTGGGACTACAATGAATAACTGCTGTCAACAAGAAAAATCCTTTACTGGattctttcatattctttggtGACTGACCAAAGAACCTACCAACAAAGTTTGGAAGTACATACTCTTCCATACAAAGTGCCCCACAGGAACACGAGAATAGCTGCAGCTCATCTGAGTCCTCGCCTGTAGAAAAAGGCAGTCACAGGAACAGCTAGGACACCCACTAGTTGGTGGAGATCCCTGAgaaagtgtgatttttttaatctggacTGAATTTAACTTTCACCAGCCTTTTTCACTGTATTCACAGGAAGTAGCAGCTGATCTACCAGCACTCATACTACCTTTCTCATCATAGGTTTTCTGTATAATCGCTATGGCTTTGGAATCTCACAAACTGATATTCTGTATAACTTGAAGGAGTAATTATGCCTCCTAATTCCAGATTTGCAGTttccaaataaaaactacagttcTTTATTCAGCGGAGTAGACATAAAAACACCAACCATCTATGAAagaggttttcctctaagatacgATTTAACACCGTACATTTAGGAAGTAGATGTACTAAGACAGGCCAAAAGTTTACTTATGGTTAGTATTTGAGATAAAAATCCATTCAGTATAGACCTAGTGGCTTATTTATTGTAAAGTTCAAACTGAGAGCTATGAATTCACTATacgcatttaaaataaataacttatatgaaatgcagattctggcaTAGATATGAATATCAAAATCAATGAATTTAACCTGCATGTTTCATTTGCTCAGAAATTTGCACACACTAATATTCTGCAAAAAAGACAAttgcagcaaaggaaaaaagaaaactgccctTTTGCAAACAAGATTAAAAGCATCCctccaaagaggaaaaaataaaatgcaaatatatgtataaagtgTTACTGTTCAACAAAAATGCTagttctagaaaaaaatgtaactgcatagattaaaaaaaaaaaacaacaatgtgCAACATCTTAAGCTATTAAAgcaccaaaataaaaaaacacaccaaaatcaatgtttttatgacgattaacatatacacaaataagaaatatgtattgatCAAAATTCAGGAAGTAAATACCTTGGCTGATACACTGTCCATTGTTGGCAGAACTTCTCTTCAATTTAAATGTctcttttcatctctaaaataattttaaagtgctAACTTTATGTAAAGCAGGCAAATTCTTCAAGTAATTTGCTATTTAAGTATGCCAATTTTTACAGAGCTAAACAAGGAACTAAGAATAAACTAAAGTGAAACAGGAATAGACATGGGGAAAAAACTTGCAAGTTATAGCTGAACAAATCAATAGAATGCTCTAATACCACCTTGGCCCTCTTGGCTCAATTAAAAGCAAACGCTAACAGATTTAGCTGGCTTATTACACTAACTCCCTCGGATTTGCTAAAATTTGTACATCATTAGGTACATGGAGTCCTAAGGAAAAGAATGCCACTTAAAAATCAAGATTGGATactaattaaagcaattttttaaaaacaaaaggttgTCTACTACTACAAATGAACACAAAATGTCAGAGACCTTACAAACTAAGAACTGAAGCCTTGCCCAAAGTTTATTTACTCCTGCCCTTGAGCTGCCTCTTCAAGGAAGTATACATTAACCAAATGGCGATTGAGGTGTTTGCTGtaatctttttcctttctaaaagaaCGATCACAGAAGATACAAACAAAATCTCCCTCGGCCACTTTGACTGCCAAggcttcctttccattttttctacTAGTCTCTTGTGGAACTGGCCGAGCCCCATTCAATCCAGAATCATCACTATCCTCTGACATGTTGTCACTTAGGTCACTTCCATCATGACTGTGGATGCCTTCATCTTCATCCATTTCCTGAGACTCATTTACTGCCACGGTGACGGGAGGTGATGCCACAGTAGCTGTGGACACTGCTTCACATTTTTCTAGCGGTAGAGGAAGAAGTGGTGGTGAAGTTGGTTCTTCAACTGCCGAGTCTCTGCCGGGGggattctctgttttcttctcatcAGTGTCCCTCTTCATTTCACAAAGCATAGTGTCAGCCTGATGTTTACCATCTAAAGTTTCACCCTCTGGCATATTCAAGTTTTGTTCAGAGGATGAAATATTGGCAGATGCCTTGGTAACAGCAGCAAGACCAGCTAGACTCTGATCTGCCTCTTCTGCTTCCACTTTTTGAAGGGGAGCTTCTTTATGTCCTTCGCCTGCAGGGACTAATTTTTGGTCTTCTGACTCTTCCTCTTTTAGGTTTTCCTTTGGcagaggtggtgatggtggtaagagaTCCTGTGCACCGGCACTTTCCTTTAGAAGCTGCCTGTCTTTAACAGGCACTAAGCCAACTTCAATAAGGACTTGCTCCTTCTGCGCCATTTCACTCTGCATGTTGGGCTTTTCCTTCCCATTATCTTTCTGAGGAGACCTTTTGGGCATCGGCTCCATGGGGGGAGGAGGCTCCACATGAACAGGCCCCTTCTGAACAACCTCGACCTCAGCGTGCCCCacagcagggagaggaggaggaggaggaggggatgggggaggaggaggagggggcggcAGCTCCGTCTGAGCAACCTCGACCTCAGCATGCCCCAcgggggggagaggaggaggaggaggaggaggaggaggagatgggggggCAGCGGGAGGCGGCTCCGCCTGAACAGGTCCCACCTCAGCAGACTCCACGGGAGGAGGAGGCTCTATCTGAGCGGGCCTCCTCTGAGCAGGCTTGCTGCTTTTTTTACATGGTTTACTTCTCAGAGTTTTCTTCTTTGCACTGTTTTTCATGCAAATACTTTGCTTTTTATTCTCCTCTACTTTGCTGTCACCCTTTGGCACTTCTTGACTATTTCTGGATTtgctttctgccttctttttcttttttgtcacaGGTTCCTCATCATTAACAGGTTCTTGTAAGGAACGGGCTTCAGCTTCtgtcttccttttgcttttcttgcttttacagcttttttctgaattatttcctGGGCGCACATCCATTTCTTTAGCTTCCATTGCCGATTTGCGAGTTCTGGTAGTCACTTGGCTTGAGGCATTACTACAaggctttttctcttttgaaacatTATCTTTTTTCTCTACTTTGACAGACCTCTCGTTTTTCTTCCCAGTCACATCCCCCTTCATTTTTGtctgctctgtttctgttttctcactgGTGATTTTGTTATCAGGCAAGTCAGCCTCTcgctttttggttttctttagttTCACTTTTGAGACATCCATGGTCTTATTAGGACAAGTAGGATGCTTAGATTTGAAATGATACTGCAGATTACACTTCTTGGAAGCTGCGTAGTCACATACAGGGCAGTTGAACTGCCGTGGATTAACATGTAGCTCCACGTGTTTTTTGAAGTTACTTCTATCTGCTGTTTTGTAGTCACAGTGTGGGCAGTTAAGAGGTTTAGGCCCATTGTGAACCTGTCTTGCGTGACGGGTTACTTCATGTTGATTAGAGGCCACATAACTGCACTGGTCACACTTAAATGGCTTCTCACCTGAAGGTAAACAAGAGATGTTGCAGAAGGCATACATTAAGAAATGAATTCAAGATTTACTCAAGCATACTTATAAGGAACTGGAtacatgtaaaaaaacaaacaaacaaaaaaccaccaaaactATTTCTTGAAGACTTTATCATGCAAATTACATTTaccatatttatttgtatatcctTCCTCTATCCCTTGACACTGATTCTCATagcaaatgggagaataattatcTCAGTTAATCACCATCTTCTAAAAAGTTCATCAAGCTAGGGCTCTCAAGCACTAATAAAGGACACAGATTCATCAAGAAATACACAATTACTGGAAAAGTGACTTGGGCTCTTGATGTTAATTTTGGGGCAAGGGCACTCAAAGAGAtaagataattttaaagtttttatgtttagttaaaacaaatgtataatggaGTAGAACATAAAAATCCCATACATTTCAGATAAACCTTGAGGCTTCAAAAGAAATACTACACACTCTAGGCTACACTTCCAGACCTTCCGTgtgaaagttttaaaagaatgctTTGGCTTCAGGGAGCAAaaggatttttctttaaatttaaccCTTTTGTGCATCGTGGCAACAGCCGAGTCAAGTTTCACTTAGCAAACTTTTTCACTGCTGGAGTTTCTAGTCTACAGCAAAAATATAACAAGTCAGAaatcttttcttgattttctccCACCTTCTTCTAAAGAATGGGCAAAGAAACTAGGTAAATGAAAAGGGgcatacaaatatatatggtatataaaaTTAGCAAAGAAAGTAATAATCACAGGTACATACAAGACCAGaagcccacccccaacccccaaattAAAGGCATTAAGATTAACTCATTCTTCCTGAATACATACCTATCTAGATCACACTCTAGCAAATATTACCAAATGGTATCCATACCCCACTGGTCCAATGGAATGCAtagcagaaaaatggaaattgacATTTATGAAAATTCATCTCTCAAACATTCTCAAATTCACAtcaaatcttatttaatttttttcataaagcaAAACTACTCAGACATGAAGTAAAACCATATAGACGGTAAGCTTTACATGATTAAAAAATGTCTGATGACAGAATACTcgatcacaaaaacaaaaacttatccGCGTATGTCAGATTGTAAACGTAGCTAACTGGACAACTCTTCCCCACATTAGTCCACTAACAGATTCATAAATGGAGGTTTCTAACAACATGCTGCATTAGTCTATACCTGGCCCTATCCTCTCCTCTCCATTGAATGACTTCAAAGGAGACAAACATTTACTTAACATATATAGACATAGAATGGGGAAAAGATGCGTGACATAACAGTTAAGAATTTGTTCTACAGTAAGAATACCTGGGGGGATCAAATATGGGCTCTGCAAATTAATGTGAAGTCTTGAGCAAGGTACTGAAAACTCCCTAaggctcaatttcctcatctgtaaaatactctTAAGTGTTGTGAACTATAAATAATCTAATCCACATAGACCTCTTAGCAAAGGACAGATAGCCAAGCAGTCAATACACATTACCTGTAATGCATCACTTTTGGAATGGCTGGTAAGttttagaatgggtaaacaaaaggGAAGATTTCATGTGTTTATCCTGCCTTACCATATAAACCCTACCTCTCAGTAAACAAAGAGCTGATGAATGGAGCTGATCTCTTTAGGAAAATATTTGTGctcataaaataattaaaatgaaaatggtcatttttaagtcctAATGAATGAGGGTATTTACACAGCCAGCATCAAGCAAGGTGCAAacctccatctgtgaaatggtcaGGGAATGGGAGTTCGTAGGACTCTGTTTAAACAGTGATGGCATCATTTAGTTGCTTCATTCACCCTACCCACATTTTTGCTTTGTTGCCGTTAACCTCTTTCTTGTATTGAAAGATCTATTCATCAAGTTTAGTTTATTAATACCTAGCTCAATGAAAATTCTTTTGCCCTGTACCAACAGTAATATTTACCTGTTTTTGATCTTTATAAATATGTCAGATGTCTATTTTATTCTTCCTAAATTAATTTATAGAGATAAGGGAAATTCAAAAAGGGAGTTTTACAAGCTTTACACATTCTTATCAAGAAGAGCCCAGAAAGAGTAACAAGGGAACTTTTAATTAAAGAGTAATAGggggatattactcagcaataaacacAAAGTTCTGATAATGCAGCAtggaatgaatctcaaaaatattttacagaaggATGTTACATTTAAATCAGAGTATCAGTTGAGGGGAGACTATGGGAGTATTGACTAGAAAGGGTAAGGAGAGAACTTTTCTGAGGGCGGTAAAACATTTCCTGTCTTCACCTAGATGGTAGTCAAACAAGAGAAAACATACATAAGGTCACTGACCTGTATACCTAAGATGTGTGCATTTTCATGTGTATCAATTAAACcttaataaaatactatttttaaaattattctaaaattcacaAAAAGACTCTCAAACCATAACATGTTTCAAATACTTggtgaaaggaaaataatttttgctgaaaaaaatatttttccgtCTTAAAGAGTAGTTGATGGAGGTGGAACTTGCCAAGTTGTTAGTTTCCTTTAACAAACATCCATTACACTCATAatgggaaaatattcaaaatgaacTCCTATGCTGGCAGGACAGGAGAACTATCCAGTGTGATACCTACAAAAACATCATAAACTGGATGTATTTCCTCCAGGATGAAATGGTAGCATATCCACTCAGAATAGGAAATGGAGAGCTGTGGATTATGTCAGGATCTCTAGACTACCCAAGTGAGGATACTTCAAAACCATTAGTTACAAACACCAATAAAACACAGAATAACACCAGATTAGGTTAGTGTGTCTGTATATTTCACTAAACCAATACTCTGATCCCTTCTTACTTTGGCCTCAGAAGACCTACCCTAATGGAAGTGCTCCAAGGAAATAACCAATGTGGTTTTGCTTTATAAACCAATCTGTCATTTTAGCTAAAATGTACCAACTCAGCAGAGCCTAGTCTCTTCCAGAAATAAGAGACTGAGCATACACTTCTCTTCCCTAAAATACATTCACATGAACAAGGAAGTGAATGCCCAAGGTGACCTATAAAGATCAGACTCAAGACCACAGAGAAAGCATCCAAGATATTCACGCCATGCAACCCAGTCAGAAAGACTACCTACCCAATTTGACCACACTTAGCCTCACTTAATTTGCAAGTGTTATTATCAGCAACTTCTAAGAGAAGTACTAAAACATAGGATCGGCTGGAAATAATTCAGCACACTCATACACAAAACAAACTAACCATGTTTGTTTCCGGTTTGTGACTCACAAATTGTTGGCATACAGAAAAAGACAATGGCTCTGCTCTCTCCATACTCTGTGCTATGCTGTAGCTTCTTGAGCCATTTTCTGAGCCATAATATTCTTTAAACACTGCTGATGACTGAAAATGAGGGTGGGGGAGTTGAGGCCAAATCCGAGCTCTTCTAAATTGCAAGAATGACAATTAACCTTAGGTAAAACACTTATCTTCTCTAAGCCAGTGTCCTAATCTATAAACTGGGATTTAAGTATTCTAGAAGTACTAAGATTATAGATAACAAATTCCAATTTTTCAGTACCCAGCATGCATACAATGAATAGTAACTGCTACTCATtattttaacactttttaaataCTTGCTGTACTATAACAGCAACTACTAAAAATCACCTTTAAAATATAGCAGACAAAAGATAACAGTAACCAATGCAAAATCATTCAGGCAATCATTATTGTCTGGTGTAAAACACCATAGATAAAAATTTATACAGTGACAAAAGTATTATcgattcaatgaaaaaaatacaagtgTGTTGTCATTCTGATCCAGTGACACTAGTATTAGGTCAACCAGATATGACTTCAAGTGAGGCACATTATTAACTACAATTCAAGCATTTAGATTTAATTTCCAGTGTACAAGTTATACAAGGCACAGGGACAGAGGAAAAACTAAATGATACTATGAGAAAGCAAGTTTACACAAATCCAGAAGAGGGGACATTCCAGAGGAAAAAGGGCCATATTTCTCCAAggccttagtttccccatttgtaaaatggtgacAATAACAGAACTTACTCATCATGAGACAGTTATGAAAACGGAAATGATCCAACTCATGAAAagctcttaaatattttatttaagggcTAGAGCACAAGTATCAGTAGGATATGATGGCCTACCCTCAATAAAGCAACCATATTACCCACAGAAAATGAAACCAGGAAGCACCCAAAAGTAATACTAAAAACAGGTTTCTGGTTAAGTGACTCAATAGTTTAGAAGATTGAGAAGGAACATTCAAAGTATAAAACTTGACAAGAGTGTAAGGTCAAGTTGAGCCAGTGAGCATGCTGTGAGCCCTCAGAGCTGCTCAAATTAGAATTCATACTATAATCAAGTCTTACTCAATCACTGACTTAAAACAGCAATatccaatagaaataaaatgcaagcaACATAGGTAACTTTAAATTGTCTAGCAGTCACattacaaaagtaaaaaagaaagaggtaaCATTAACTTTACTACTTACTTAACCCAATATATTCAGTATCATGCCAACgtgtaatattaaaaaatagatattttacataattttcttcatactgtTTAAATTCaggtgtggctagtggctatccaATTAGACAGCACAAACTGTTAACCTAAGGTAATTGCTAACTGTTAACTTAAGGGAGTTGGGTCTACATACACTTTGGTAAACAGCAAGATTTTAGCATACCTCCTCCACAGgggtatattttctaaatttaggaAGAGAGTACTCTGATCAGATGTGACTGCTCACCCAGGGTCAGTGTGgccaaaatgaaataattatccATTCAAGACCACTATGCTTTTTAACTTTGCCATCTACCTACGTATTTTGATAATGGGGACCAATTCTGGTGGTGATCATGATAATTTCAGTCACTAGAGGGGATATAAATCTCCCACTTGTTATAGCCCTGCATTTTATCTATTATAGGCTAATAAAATGGGATCCTGGACTATTTATCATTCTTTAAAGTTTGACTTTTATAAATCAGTCCTCAGATGCC harbors:
- the LOC132358777 gene encoding RE1-silencing transcription factor-like isoform X1, whose amino-acid sequence is MVCKTCIEVDSLSLHWYKNTVMATQVMGQSSGGGGLFTGSGTMGMALPNDMYDLPDLSRAELAAPQLIMLANVALTGEVNGGCCDYLVGEERQMAELMPVGDNNFSDSDGEGLEESPEVKGESSGLENMELESLELSVVQPRPVFEVSAASEPYSANKDLPRETPVAEDKCKNLKTKPFRCKPCQYEAESEEQFVHHIRVHSAKKFFVEESAEKQAKARECGSSTGEEGDFSKGPIRCDRCGYNTNRYDHYTAHLKHHTRAGDNERVYKCIICTYTTVSEYHWRKHLRNHFPRKVYTCGKCNYFSDRKNNYVQHVRTHTGERPYKCELCPYSSSQKTHLTRHMRTHSGEKPFKCDQCSYVASNQHEVTRHARQVHNGPKPLNCPHCDYKTADRSNFKKHVELHVNPRQFNCPVCDYAASKKCNLQYHFKSKHPTCPNKTMDVSKVKLKKTKKREADLPDNKITSEKTETEQTKMKGDVTGKKNERSVKVEKKDNVSKEKKPCSNASSQVTTRTRKSAMEAKEMDVRPGNNSEKSCKSKKSKRKTEAEARSLQEPVNDEEPVTKKKKKAESKSRNSQEVPKGDSKVEENKKQSICMKNSAKKKTLRSKPCKKSSKPAQRRPAQIEPPPPVESAEVGPVQAEPPPAAPPSPPPPPPPPPLPPVGHAEVEVAQTELPPPPPPPPSPPPPPPLPAVGHAEVEVVQKGPVHVEPPPPMEPMPKRSPQKDNGKEKPNMQSEMAQKEQVLIEVGLVPVKDRQLLKESAGAQDLLPPSPPLPKENLKEEESEDQKLVPAGEGHKEAPLQKVEAEEADQSLAGLAAVTKASANISSSEQNLNMPEGETLDGKHQADTMLCEMKRDTDEKKTENPPGRDSAVEEPTSPPLLPLPLEKCEAVSTATVASPPVTVAVNESQEMDEDEGIHSHDGSDLSDNMSEDSDDSGLNGARPVPQETSRKNGKEALAVKVAEGDFVCIFCDRSFRKEKDYSKHLNRHLVNVYFLEEAAQGQE
- the LOC132358777 gene encoding RE1-silencing transcription factor-like isoform X2 gives rise to the protein MATQVMGQSSGGGGLFTGSGTMGMALPNDMYDLPDLSRAELAAPQLIMLANVALTGEVNGGCCDYLVGEERQMAELMPVGDNNFSDSDGEGLEESPEVKGESSGLENMELESLELSVVQPRPVFEVSAASEPYSANKDLPRETPVAEDKCKNLKTKPFRCKPCQYEAESEEQFVHHIRVHSAKKFFVEESAEKQAKARECGSSTGEEGDFSKGPIRCDRCGYNTNRYDHYTAHLKHHTRAGDNERVYKCIICTYTTVSEYHWRKHLRNHFPRKVYTCGKCNYFSDRKNNYVQHVRTHTGERPYKCELCPYSSSQKTHLTRHMRTHSGEKPFKCDQCSYVASNQHEVTRHARQVHNGPKPLNCPHCDYKTADRSNFKKHVELHVNPRQFNCPVCDYAASKKCNLQYHFKSKHPTCPNKTMDVSKVKLKKTKKREADLPDNKITSEKTETEQTKMKGDVTGKKNERSVKVEKKDNVSKEKKPCSNASSQVTTRTRKSAMEAKEMDVRPGNNSEKSCKSKKSKRKTEAEARSLQEPVNDEEPVTKKKKKAESKSRNSQEVPKGDSKVEENKKQSICMKNSAKKKTLRSKPCKKSSKPAQRRPAQIEPPPPVESAEVGPVQAEPPPAAPPSPPPPPPPPPLPPVGHAEVEVAQTELPPPPPPPPSPPPPPPLPAVGHAEVEVVQKGPVHVEPPPPMEPMPKRSPQKDNGKEKPNMQSEMAQKEQVLIEVGLVPVKDRQLLKESAGAQDLLPPSPPLPKENLKEEESEDQKLVPAGEGHKEAPLQKVEAEEADQSLAGLAAVTKASANISSSEQNLNMPEGETLDGKHQADTMLCEMKRDTDEKKTENPPGRDSAVEEPTSPPLLPLPLEKCEAVSTATVASPPVTVAVNESQEMDEDEGIHSHDGSDLSDNMSEDSDDSGLNGARPVPQETSRKNGKEALAVKVAEGDFVCIFCDRSFRKEKDYSKHLNRHLVNVYFLEEAAQGQE